The Mytilus galloprovincialis chromosome 3, xbMytGall1.hap1.1, whole genome shotgun sequence genomic interval agtagtttttggcatgtaaatacggccatatttgaccgtttgttatgatgaaccttaaagtTGTATAGTAGTTGATGGCAAATAAAATCAACATTTCTTAGAACTTTTTAACAATAACTTTAAAAGTacgcaaaaaaaaatatcagcctGATCAAATTACCGAACTTGTCAAAATTAATAACTTGAATTAACTGCATTCAGCGTTGTATACAAAAAGTATGATTTATACCAGGCATACGCTCACGTTCCAGAGGAAGGCAACTCCTGACTggaaaacaaacaaacgaacTGACCAAAATTTAATATAGCATTATtcattcaaatacattttaagcCCAAAAAGTGTTAGAGCGGCTTTATTAATGATCAAAATTCTGAAACAATAACGTTGACCAACAAAGACATAATCTTCAAACATTACcttatttgtttataaatcttTGAACTTTCATACAAACTGACCATCAAACTGACAATTATCATCGAGTGTTATCTCAAAACTTGATACTATTATTTGTGCATAGTCTCAATCATAGActtgtacatatttatttaaaagctTAAATACTAACTTTATGACCAAACTTAATTTAGTAACTTATTGAATATTAGTAGTTTAAAACTGTTCCGGGATTACAATGTTGGAATTTTCTTCTACCATGCACTGGAAAACAAAAGCTCAACTTTATGCAATTCTGGTTGGAATAACAACAGCATTACGTTTGCCATATTACGGTAAGAACGCCATTAATTTTCATCCTAAAGTTATTGGTTTATTTTCATGAAGTCGTTTGTtatggtacctttaataactattgtaACATGAAAGACAATATTTTCTTCGATCTTCGAGTGAGGTAacttcttttatttataaaggAGTGCATTAGCTGAATATTTCACTATCGTTGAACGCTTATCAAATGTGGAGCGAAGAATAGGAGAGTGCATTAACTTATGTCTCAGAAGTTGTAATTGCTTTGTCTAACTCCGCCTCCTTGGATTTGTAAGTAATGgaagataaaaacaaacaaaactttaaaatatccTACAAATCCGAATAAATTTTGCAAACCgagcacatttaaaaaaaaaaatcggaatgaGAGACAGGGGAGGAGGAGAGAGTGTCTTCAGAGAAACTCTTACATAACACTTGTCACACTCCTATTACAATTAAAACATGATAACCAAAACCTGAGTCAAATGAATACGAGAAGGGAGCTACAAAAACAAGTAAGATGAGCTATAACTGAAGATGCgatctgataatttttttttatcaaaaaatttaaaatttctacAAATGCCTAGTCTTAATACCGATAATTACGTCACACATACCTCATAATATTGTTAATGCGAAACTATATCCTAGTTTTTCTCACTTTCATGAAATACCCCGCTATATGCATTATTGTGTATTATCGTATAAGAATAAATATCCGAGAAATACAGGGGCGGATATAACCATTTTTTTAAAGGAGGAGGGGGTGCTCAACACAGGAGTAAACGGGGGGATTCAAACCATATATCCCCATTTagatgcattgatcgtccaaaaataGGAATTCCAACCCCCCGGATccacccccccccctggatccgccactgatatatatacatgtcacTGGGGGTTCAGTAACTTCTTccaatttacaacaacaaaaaaatattgcttGAATTGAACATGCTTAAGTCGATGATTTCGCAATCAATTAACCGATATTTTCCCTACAGTGAACCTGTGACAGTAGGGAAAATATCGGTTAATTGGAAAACAAtatcttcacaaaatatgaataaaaacgTTTCCTTTTTATCACTGCTCTTTTACACTTTTAAAACTACACGTGTTTTTCAGGCTATGAAAGAAGGTATACATCGAATCAAATTTTGCATCTATTCCCTTGAATAATTTTCGGGCCGGGAACATTATTCAATACCGGCAAATAAATCGCTTTTGGGTCTGGCCACCTCAATGTAGCTCACATAACAGTCGCGTGAATCtatttacatacatttatttgaaatacaaatcCTACTGAAAACATTTTCTCAGTGTATTAATTTTCTGAAATCGAGAGATTTTTAAACAAAGTTTCATAGCGTAGTGAGCGCGCCACTATTTGACTGGCATATCAAATTCATGAAAAGCACAACAAAGCTGCATTGGTCTGTCTCCTTTGGCATGTGCCAACGTGAGTTAAATATACCGGTAGCCATGACTGACTCATTTTCATATTTAACAAACTCAAAACTACACTTTTCGCactttaaatattataatttgtaaaatgCGGGCTTAGTAGACTATATCAATAATTTTAATCATATGGAATAGTaatattattttctataaaattcaaTTTACTTTTTTGTTGGACGAAAACTTCTCAAACATCATTCAACCTTTCAATTAAATGGAATCATTTATTTCTGACTGTTTAAATTTCACATTGAGTAATGTAGAGTATATATCTAAATAATATACACTCTGActttttctactagctaaaacctAGACCACTCTATACACTTTCAAGTTGAAATATGTTACTCTATTTACATCTATCTACATCTATTTCATCTAACAGAAACGTCCTGCAACCCATTCACAGAGTTTCGGTGTGATTTAAATTCTTGGAGCGAAACCTTCTGTTTACCTATCAGTCTAAGATGTAATGGGAAGTATGAATGCATGGATAGGAGTGACGAATATGGATGCCACGGTAAGCCGAAGAAGTAGTTCGAAGATATAATTTTAGATTATTACATGGTATTTTCCGTATTGGCCGTGGTATCAAATTTTAAGTCAAGAGTTAGGGTATATtttaaatgtaagaaaaatatGTAGGCCTATACTTATTATAACATAACTGTTATTTAAAAGCATATCTAATTTTAAACATCCTTTCAAATAATCTGATTCAGAAAAGTCAGCATTGAACTAAAATGACTGAATACAAAACAAATGCTGTTTCTTTTTGTAAGATTTTGTAATTTCCATTTATATTTGTATCTCATTACCAACGAGAAATTGTTCATATAAGCttcattatcttacctcctatacatttccaggaatatgattggtaaaagcgtccgcgtgcaaaccatgtatatttgatattaggtaagaagggggcggggcttatttcatacacggttagtaatggagttatgtccctttataaaaacaaaagggTACTgacaaaaaaacttaaaagttccAATAGACAacgaaattgatgattaagattgaaataaattcataaaacacatttaaaccttacaagtcgttattgttggcatctgtttttgtaggatcaatggaagtattttcttaatgctaacagtattgaagacttgctcattttgagaatcactagtcttaatttcacacgttaagatagtcggtaagataaattcgttacatagtgtgctagtgacgtaatacggtatatatggggtcagtaaattccatatggggattcgagcttcgctctcaccccatatggaatttactgaccccatatataccgtattatgTCACTAGCACACAATGTAACTAATATTACACCAATTATTAAATAGCAATTATCTATTAATACCAATATCGTTATTCCCTTAAAGCTGTACTATTTTATATACTATTAGTTTCGATATTTATCACAGCCCGGGTACGTGAAACTTCTCATTGTGGTGAAGAAGAGTTCCTGTGTGATAATGACAAATGTTACCCAGATTCGTGGAGATGTGACGGTATAATGGACTGCTATGACAATACAGATGAACAGAAATGTCAAGGTATACAATAGTATAGTCATGATTTACCACCGGAATGCTAATCCAGACAAGATGTCTTTCTCTTATCTTTGCAATGCTTAAATTCATATAATACAAGAAAAGTCTCCAATGTGTCATAGTTTCGACCATATTTCATAAAACTTAGTCTCTTAATTCAgatataattttcaagaacatTGAATTTGTTAGACCGTTTTGTAAGGAAAATCctgctctttttttttctttgaacgTTGATGAAAGGACACATTTCTGATCCTTCCTTTCAAGATAATTTTCAATAATAATATGATATTGACCAATTCCAAGCATATGAACATAAATAGGTGACCCCGCAGTTTAaatgtctttaacaagtacatagtaaGCAggggtcgttacagacaaacgttcacacaatctgtcccagtcaatgagatgatttaggtcgtcaatcaatgaccacagccacactgtttgaATATGATTCTAGTCTTTCTGGCATCGCTTCCGCTTCTTTCTTTTACACAGGTCGTTCGGGGTATTTGCCATTAATCGCTGTGGGTCAGTGCCGTGTACACATGATAGGATCCATtgaagaagctattaaaccaggttaaatccaccattttctacataaggaaatttCTGTACGCACAGTAAATATGCTGTTCatctctctctatatatagcagaacatttattttttgttaagcGCCATATtatttctattcttttttatttattgaaaacgTATAGGAATAACTATTCCATATAGATATTTTGAGAAtcttaattgtaaaaaaatgataGAAGTCAACATTTATGCAAATTTGAGTTCTGGTAAGGAATGAATGAACAGATTTAGTTTCTTATAATAACTATTAAATGTATCATCggataattttaaaaagtatgcTATAAATCATATCCGTATCTAAGCATTCgttataatttgttatatttttatataagaaagTTACATCTTTGAAAGCAATTTTTAGGTTCCACACTGAAAACAACTCCATCGACAACAACGACAACATCTTCTCCGAAACTTTGTGCTAAAGGAGATTTTATGTGTGCTGATGGTGAGAGATGTTGTCCAAACACATGGAGATGTGACGATATCATCGATTGTAATGACGGGTCAGATGAACATCATTGCCGAGGTGAGTGTATATCAGTGAATAGGCACTGACACTATTTTTAAGACtgttgttttgaaatatttgatgacAATTAGAATGTGAAAGCATTGTAGGAATTAATTATGAATTTTGTAACATTTCTCCATTTTTGTATCAACTCTATctacaacatttgtttttaaaccaGAGCATGAAAAAGTATGTGAATATATCAATGCGAGACAATTTTGTCTATAAACTTATTCTGCTTCTGCTTGTCTGGTattacaaaaactatcaattcagCTTATTAAGATTTACTTTTCTCATATTACATTGGAAGAAGCAAGAAAACACAATCATGCTAATATTTGAAGACTAAACATTATAACACCCAAAATCCCATTCATGAACAATATAAAGCCGTATAATTTAATCTAGCATTTAGTGtatgtatatagttttaatataaaacacAAACTCACATAGTTTGCGTATGAATACATCAAATggtataaaatttgataaatttttagtTATTGTTGAGAGGAATAACACGCATTTGTTTATAAAACCAAAATGTTTACATAACGATTAGTCAAATAACAACCCGAAACTAACATTACTCCCGTCACTCCCATCACTGTCATTGCCATCATCTTCGTCATTGGGCTTTTCTTTATCTTCTCTAGACActtctgaaataaaaatgaaatctaTTTACAATATCTGTCTTCGTCATTATCATGCATTATTGTATTATTGTAATACCCGcaatacatgtttttatttaaatactaTCATCTATCTCATTGACCAGCATAATGTAATAGAAGATGTTTTTTCTCACTAAATTAAACTCTACATTTAAACCATTGTATTTGTCCTTTGTATTTCCGCTGACAAACAACCCATCACTTCTGCATTTTTAATAGGTACCGGTTACAATTACACACAAAAAAGTAGCAACAAGAAATCATTTATGTTACTTAATGAAGCCAACCGTATACCGGTGTTTGAAACACATAAATCCCTAGACCTTTTTTTTAGATAGTTACCCGATTTCACACGGATATGGcatgtaaaaatatgttttttttttattgtgatcgTTATAGTTGCAATTTAAGTCTTTTGTTTTATGTGTAGCATCGGGATACTTTGAACTGTCTTCGTGTCATTACCTCtcatacgtttttttttatatatttcaacgcATTTATGTGAATTCCATTTGTTTTAATGAACATAGAATTATGATTTGAAAGCCcgttaaaacaaatttaaaattattttcacagaccATGAATTGGACATCATTCTCATTAGTACCAATATTTTAGAATTATAGTGAATTGATCACCTATGACAAAAATGAAAGTCATATTGGTCAACGCATCTGGAAACCTAATCAGGTTACCTAGAGTTGAAACCTTTATGTTTAACTAAAGCTTGTTTTGTTGAAGGTCTTGTCGATTTGTTTTTCCTTTCTGTTTGATTAATTGCCGAACCTCAGGTTTTTCCgtctgtttttttcttaattgaattcacaattaaagagggacgaaagataccaaagggacagtcaaactcataaatccaaaacaaactgacaacgccatggctaaaaatgaaaaagacaaacagaaaaacaatagtacacacgacacaacatagaaaactaaagaataaacaatacgaaccccaccaaaaactaggggtgatctcaggtgctccggaagggtaagcagatcctgctccacatgtggcaccagtcgtgttgcttatgtgattacaaatccggtaaattgtctaattcggtaggtcatattcatgacagggaaggggattgtagttacgacgtaaggaacctatccgatatcatttgtgaaacggttattccataacggtcaaccaactcgtgatggcgtccgtaaaatttacgaagggatgatttcaacttcaccatttggaactcttggtttaaaagcttccttgtgagcagcaaacctatatcaagaaaatcatgataggaaatgcaagcacgggaatatcgtatcaattgggagatttAAATGTATTCCTAACAAGGATTGTATTTTGTAAACATAGAAATTATACATTTGGTCTGAGTTTCGTAGGCTGTTCCACTCTAAATGAGAGGAAGATATGCATAACTGATTCGGAACTTcctgttttataaaaatatacaatatacgATGACCGATTGAGTATACCTGAAGACCGTATCTTCTATATGTATaaaaaagcagatgtggtatgattgcaagtGAGACAACTcatcacaagagaccaaaatgacacagaaattaataactataggtcaccgtacgaccttcatcaatgagcaaagcccataccgcgtatACTTCTATATGTGTCTAGTTTTTCATGGCTTAATTTCCAGTTTTTATTGGTTATTCCTTTGTTATCATTTGATATTAAGAActacttaaataaaatatacttttacTTGAGGTGTACCTGTCTCATTACAAGTTGATTCTGATCCGCCACATACAGATGCCAGAAGACCTTGACCTGTAATTGGTAGAAGAATTAAATGCTGTGAAAATTTATTCGAAATGAAAGCGAAAGTATTTGCCAAAATGTTATGGCCACTTCCTTTCATTTCGTATAACTTTTGAAATCGGCTgcattcaattcaatatttgaaGCAGACGTTACTAATTTGTAAAACTtgtgtcattttgaacaataaattaTGTTTGAAGTAAAATTCAATTCTCATATTTACAGATCTTCTAAAACAACATATAtgctatatagatataagaagatgtggtatgagtgccaatgagacaactttccaccaaggtcacaatctgtaaaagtaaaccattattggtcaaagtacggtcttcaacacagagccttggctcacaccgagctatataaagggccccagaaatgactagtgtaaaaccattcaaacggggaaaccaacggtgTAATCTATATTATTAGATTTTAATCTATATTAATAAAATGACTCACAATACTTAGTAAAGATATGAGAGTATTCGCACTTACTTAAAGCCAGTCAAagacaataacaactaataatgTGTGATATGTGCACAATTTTGTTGAACAATCTTCTACATCTGGTACTTTTTGTGAGTTTAAACGAAATATTCTGAATCTTTAATACTGAAATTGCACTAGTTGTCGTCAACTTTCATTGTTTTTACTTCATTCGTAAAATAAATTTCTATTGGAATAGGGTTTATCAATTAAAAATCGTATGTTACAAACATATCTTGCAGAATTGTTTCTGTCATTGTTGAGTGTTACTAGTTAAGAATTcgaaataaatctttaaaagtaGGTTATTTCTTTAATACAATTGTAGAAGCCAAACTCTAAATTAAATCACTAGAGAAATATACTCACAAGAAATAGTGCCAAAAATATCATACCGAAAGGCCTACCCTCCAAAATCAAGTGAAGACAGAGAAAATACAACAGACAAAAACGTACGCAATCACAAAAATTGAAGCTATTTGGTTAGATACTTACTTTTCAAAACCAGTTCTTCTACGTTTTTTCCTTTTAACTTAGATATTACAAGATTTATCTTCTCGTTATCCGAATCAATCCCGACACTTCCAATAATCCTCTTCAAATCGTCGACTGATGGGTTTTCAATGCCACCCATCACAGCCAACATGTATGCTGCTACATATCTCATGCTGTGGGAAAAATGTGAAATTccaatatttttatacataattcAATGCAACTTCATTTCATTTTTTCGTATAAAAATACATAACAATAGCAATAGTTGATAAATACTATTTTTTTGGTTTCATTAGTTATGCAGTCATGTGGATTTACCATTGCAACCTTTGATAATGAATTCTTAATTTTACTAGAGGCTGCATGTTACAGAGTGACCTTTGAAAGTTTTTGCTTATGAAAAAAAAGCCATTTACTTATCTAAAACCagaattattgatatttttattttctgtaaatttactGTTGATAAAATATGGAATAGTTTGAAACATTAAGGGATTTCTATACTCCTATGTATATATTGCCTTATTTGGATTTATATTTTtgatgctcttcaaattcgtttTTGAAAGTGAATTTTAACTGTTTGGATTCGAGCGcaatgatttaaaaatatgttgaaaaaagtaccaaattataaccctggtatcTTTGATGTATTCTAATGGTCTAAGGGTGTGGTAAATGTCATCCAAACTAAGAAAACTCATCTTCAATTGTATTCAACCGGAAATTTGACCATGTTTTTGAATGATAACATCAATATTTGAACATttcccacatttttttttatcagaaacgGGACAACTTCATTAActttattattaaatataaaagaaatattaaatatataaaagaaaagtaaaaattacaaattaccCGGACTCAAACGAAAATTCAATTCAGAAAGTCCCTTCCATTGACAAAATCAAtcgctcaaacacaccaaacgaatggacaactgttatattcctgacttaaagTTTATAAGTTGTAatacatactttttattataattatactgCTGTTTTTCAAATGTTGCATATCTTAATCATATTTTAATCAATTAGTTTGTAATAAGACACACATgactttattttatttcttgttgATATTATGTACAAATTTACTTTGAGAACTTGAGGACAGTTCAAGAATCTCATCAATTTTGTCCTCTCTCCCTTTTTGTTATCTCTTTAGTTACATACACTACCGTAAGGACACCCCATTAccaaatttcattttcattaatgttgACAACAAATTATTATAGTACTTGATAGTTCTTACACGACTTTAGCGAACCATGGAAGTTTTATGTCGACGTTAATATTGCCATTGATATTACTTCCATGTGTAGACCAATTAGATTTTGAGTTTCACATGGTTCATTGATATTCTTATGTTTTTGGAAGACAgaatagttatcaatggtaccaggattataatttagtacgccaggcgcgcgtttcgtctacataagactcatcagtgacgctcatatcaaaatatgtaaaaagccaaacaattacaaatttaaagagcattgagaattttaacttttaaatgttACTGATaataattttcacattttgtactTTATCTAGAAATGGTAAACAAGCTAAATACGGTGTGTACTATCAACTTcaagaactttttttatttgtcaaaagtaaaataacaaaaataccgaactcaacgGAAAATACAAAACTAAAAGGAACTTATCAaactgcaaaatcaaaagcttaaacacatcaaacgaatggaagacaactgtcatatttctggtttggtacaggcatttccttgtgTAAATAATGTTGGATGAAGCatagttttgttgcttaataTTAAAACCTCAGCCTTTTGTACCAGTCGTATACAATTCAATTATCTacacaacaatgtgtgaacaaaacaaacagacataattagtACAAATATCCAAAATAgtagtacagcagtcaacattgtgttataatcttaatc includes:
- the LOC143067579 gene encoding large ribosomal subunit protein P2-like isoform X1, with translation MRYVAAYMLAVMGGIENPSVDDLKRIIGSVGIDSDNEKINLVISKLKGKNVEELVLKSQGLLASVCGGSESTCNETGTPQVKEVSREDKEKPNDEDDGNDSDGSDGSNVSFGLLFD
- the LOC143067578 gene encoding CD320 antigen-like isoform X3; the encoded protein is MLEFSSTMHWKTKAQLYAILVGITTALRLPYYETSCNPFTEFRCDLNSWSETFCLPISLRCNGKYECMDRSDEYGCHVSIFITARVRETSHCGEEEFLCDNDKCYPDSWRCDGIMDCYDNTDEQKCQGSTLKTTPSTTTTTSSPKLCAKGDFMCADGERCCPNTWRCDDIIDCNDGSDEHHCRVTTKAPVIRIQCATGMVSCDHGKKCVYTAWKCDRIVDCSDGSDESDCQD
- the LOC143067579 gene encoding large ribosomal subunit protein P2-like isoform X2, coding for MRYVAAYMLAVMGGIENPSVDDLKRIIGSVGIDSDNEKINLVISKLKGKNVEELVLKSQGLLASVCGGSESTCNETEVSREDKEKPNDEDDGNDSDGSDGSNVSFGLLFD
- the LOC143067578 gene encoding uncharacterized protein LOC143067578 isoform X1 produces the protein MLEFSSTMHWKTKAQLYAILVGITTALRLPYYETSCNPFTEFRCDLNSWSETFCLPISLRCNGKYECMDRSDEYGCHVSIFITARVRETSHCGEEEFLCDNDKCYPDSWRCDGIMDCYDNTDEQKCQGSTLKTTPSTTTTTSSPKLCAKGDFMCADGERCCPNTWRCDDIIDCNDGSDEHHCRVTTKAPVIRIQCATGMVSCDHGKKCVYTAWKCDRIVDCSDGSDESDCQGPVPKTDKTIVMSFEDLLHRHKQETRNKRSVELSNRPRLSNVNGNNETEDSEH
- the LOC143067578 gene encoding uncharacterized protein LOC143067578 isoform X2, producing the protein MLEFSSTMHWKTKAQLYAILVGITTALRLPYYETSCNPFTEFRCDLNSWSETFCLPISLRCNGKYECMDRSDEYGCHARVRETSHCGEEEFLCDNDKCYPDSWRCDGIMDCYDNTDEQKCQGSTLKTTPSTTTTTSSPKLCAKGDFMCADGERCCPNTWRCDDIIDCNDGSDEHHCRVTTKAPVIRIQCATGMVSCDHGKKCVYTAWKCDRIVDCSDGSDESDCQGPVPKTDKTIVMSFEDLLHRHKQETRNKRSVELSNRPRLSNVNGNNETEDSEH